Proteins encoded within one genomic window of Tamandua tetradactyla isolate mTamTet1 chromosome 11, mTamTet1.pri, whole genome shotgun sequence:
- the MISP gene encoding mitotic interactor and substrate of PLK1 has translation MDRVTRYPILGIAHWPRATGLALDGDTSYSFEVVDVGPEAGAWVQTELQAWPEARLDTERPRASPHLRASSSQPTPWRFRSEEEEKVKGDRLDTEHAFPGRPRDLEQERWAVIQGQAVRRGDTVATLRGTPSPSDGAPRQPSSASLEESAVDTGQIDFLAARQQFLSLEQAHAGIPGCTPPAASQAPRASNKPHLAKGSVGPVQCEEKEVARHEQKGRVPPAGPFVPTGDHPASRAQAGSPEPTQETPIEREIRRAQEREAALREQRGLQRAAGCPELVAVPSRPLLTVESPGPAPRRERGRPSLYVQRDLAQETQREQDHRQEGLRLRRASSTHAVSGDPEPGLRRTSSSDTVLRPDARATSPPPGPRKVSRIPPDAYLPYLGAGASRLEFPAYGASCGPSAAGSAGSQRHRSESSGKAPEAQQEHRQPLRAKAGVVRQEYFFLRPLRFRVPDVPREAEAPQVWGQEVAGPQLWRLQKTPSSELLAREVESALRREREMAEERRSIFFPEVFSPHPEESCDQDSRSSSRASGITGSYSVSESPSFTPIHLHSDLVWTVATEPESPGTPPGNGPQQRKKKDLQYAGLSPSDHINSEILEATRVTRHKSALAERWEAGLYTSEDED, from the exons ATGGACCGAGTGACCAGATACCCCATCTTGGGCATAGCCCACTGGCCCCGCGCCACCGGCCTGGCGCTCGACGGGGACACCAGCTATTCGTTCGAGGTGGTGGACGTGGGGCCCGAGGCCGGCGCCTGGGTCCAGACGGAGCTGCAGGCGTGGCCTGAGGCCCGACTGGACACAGAGAGACCCAGGGCGTCCCCCCACCTGCGCGCCTCCTCCAGCCAGCCGACCCCGTGGCGGTTCCGCtcggaagaggaggagaaagtgaAGGGTGACCGCCTGGACACCGAGCACGCCTTCCCGGGGAGGCCCCGGGACCTCGAGCAGGAGCGCTGGGCCGTCATCCAGGGCCAGGCGGTCCGCAGGGGCGACACGGTAGCCACGCTCCGGGGCACTCCTAGCCCCTCGGACGGGGCCCCCCGCCAGCCCTCGTCGGCGTCCCTGGAGGAGAGCGCGGTGGACACGGGGCAAATCGACTTCCTGGCTGCAAGACAGCAGTTCCTGAGCCTGGAGCAGGCGCATGCGGGGATCCCCGGGTGCACGCCCCCAGCGGCCAGCCAGGCCCCGCGGGCCTCCAACAAGCCCCACCTGGCCAAAGGGTCCGTGGGCCCCGTCCAGTGCGAGGAGAAGGAGGTGGCCAGGCACGAGCAGAAGGGCCGTGTCCCTCCCGCTGGGCCCTTCGTCCCGACCGGCGACCACCCGGCCTCCCGCGCGCAGGCGGGGTCTCCGGAGCCCACCCAGGAGACTCCCATCGAGCGGGAGATCCGCCGGGCCCAGGAGCGCGAGGCGGCCCTGCGGGAGCAGAGGGGGCTGCAGCGGGCGGCCGGCTGCCCGGAGCTGGTGGCCGTCCCCTCCCGGCCGCTGCTGACGGTGGAGAGTCCTGGCCCGGCCCCCCGGAGGGAGAGGGGCCGCCCGTCGCTGTACGTGCAGCGGGACCTGGCGCAGGAGACGCAGCGCGAGCAGGACCACCGGCAGGAGGGTCTGCGGCTGCGCCGGGCGTCCTCCACCCACGCCGTCTCCGGAGACCCCGAGCCTGGGCTCAGGAGGACCTCCAGCTCGGACACCGTCCTGCGCCCCGACGCCCGCGCCACCAGCCCGCCTCCCGGGCCCAGAAAGGTGAGCCGCATCCCGCCCGACGCCTACCTGCCGTACCTGGGCGCCGGGGCCTCCCGGCTGGAATTCCCGGCCTACGGCGCCTCCTGTGGTCCGTCTGCGGCGGGGTCCGCGGGGTCCCAGCGGCATCGCTCGGAATCCTCGGGAAAAGCCCCGGAGGCCCAGCAGGAGCACCGGCAGCCCCTGCGAGCCAAAGCGGGTGTCGTGCGCCAGGAATACTTCTTCCTGCGTCCGCTGAGGTTCAGGGTCCCCGACGTGCCTCGAGAGGCGGAGGCTCCCCAGGTCTGGGGCCAGGAGGTGGCCGGCCCCCAGCTGTGGAGGCTGCAAAAGACCCCGTCCTCCGAGCTGCTGGCGAGGGAGGTGGAGAGCGCCCTGCGGCGGGAGCGCGAGATGGCGGAAGAGCGGCGCAGCATCTTCTTCCCCGAGGTCTTCTCCCCGCACCCCGAGGAGAGCTGCGACCAGGACTCCAGGAGCTCCTCTCGGGCGTCGG GCATCACAGGCAGCTACTCCGTGTCTGAGTCGCCCTCCTTCACTCCCATCCACCTGCATTCAGACCTGGTGTGGACAGTGGCGACTGAGCCCGAGTCCCCGGGGACCCCACCGGGGAATGGTCcccagcaaagaaagaagaaggaccTGCAG TATGCTGGCCTCAGTCCCTCGGACCACATCAACTCGGAG